A stretch of DNA from Arctopsyche grandis isolate Sample6627 chromosome 6, ASM5162203v2, whole genome shotgun sequence:
cgataaCTATGTAAATGTGTAATCTATTATATAAACGCATTGTGAATATCAAACAAATCATATTTGAGTAAAacattacatatgcatatggcTAGCGAAAGTACGCAATCGATTTCATATAAACAGAAATTGTTTGTTATAAATATCTATTACTTTTACGagctgtataataaatatgaaagaaaaaatattactcGGAACGTAAAAATGCTATAAAccgttatatatatagattttcttTGAGTTTTTCGGTCGCCCTCTAGTCAAGTTTTCCCACAAGCTTACCTGGGCTGTTAAACTGATTTTTTGTAACTGCGGCAAGTTGGAGTTTTAATCGAGTGGTTTTCGCGAACATTTTTCAATAGCACGTCTGGTAAATATCACCACAGTATccgggatatacatatgtatatattatagatatggaAGTTACAAACCTATGTATCTGCGGTTGACTTGGCATTTAAATCAATGATAGCACGGGAAAACAAACGATAAGATATCGACTTAgtctaaataaatgtatataaacacgTTTCCTTACATTATCAAACTTGGCATACTTACTCTATAGGTATCAgcgaatatttttcttttgataaaaattaacaatcctTATTTTTTCCATGTTTGTAGATAAATGCGGCTTCGATTTtattaactaataaaataataaaaacaattgaacttttcataaaattttcaaataaaaaaacgaatgtctgaaagaaatttgaaaatttaaaatacacctAAATGACACGCAACTTAAATAGTTGAGTTTTTGAAAATGATCGCaattactgtatgtatgtatctgattTGGATCGACCCGGGAATTcatttccgaaaatatttaCGTCTCAAATCCCGGAAATGCTAATCTCGAATCCCAAGTATATTGCATATTCTTATCTcatatttaatgaactttcaaaAAAATGACTTGTCTTCTTAACAATTTTCTTTAACGGTATAATAAGCTTATTTCCCTAGGATATGGAAAGTATCCCAAATAAATCTGCTGCTAAAATCTGGAAAACCAGCCAACGAAGTATCTTCCTACAGACCTATAAGTATCCTGCCATGCATTTCTAAACGTTTCGAGAAGATCTTTTTAACCCGTCTCACATCAGTACTGGAGGAAAATAATTTACTCCCTGACCATCAGTTCGGATTCCGTACTAAGCACTCGACCATGGAACAAATTCAAAGAACGGCCCACAAAATTAGACAATCTCTAGAAAACAAAGAATACTGCTCTGCAGTCTTTTTAGACATCCAACAGGCGTTCGATAAGGTTTGGCATGAAGGATTGAAATATAAGCTCAAGCAAAACCTTCCGCATACGCTTTATGCTATCATCAATTCGTACTTTTCCGAGTAAAACACCAAGAGGACTACTCTAAATTTCACGAGATCAACGCcggagtaccacagggatctGTATTGGGACCAGTACTGTATACATTATATACGGCAGACCTCCCTGTGTCGAAAGATGTACTGACAACTACTTTTGCAGACACGCAGCCCTACGAACCAGCAGCAAAAATGCAGAAGAAGCCTCTTAAATCCTTCTATGTCAGTTGGATAAATGCGTCCAATGACTAAAGAAGTGGAGAGTGAAAGCCAGCACTAGTAAATCAGTCCATGTAACTTTTACATTGAGAAAAGGGAACTGCCCACCCGTCATGATGGAAAACATAATGCTTCCGCATAGAGACTCTGTTAAGTATCTGGGAATACACTTTGATAGACGCCTTGTCTGGAAAACTCACATCAAGAAAAAACGCAATGAACTTAATCTAAGAACTAAAAATATGCATTGGCTATAGGTGGAAACTCTGCTTTAGCATTGGAAAACAAGATACTCGTGTATAACACAATCATTAAACCGATATGGACCTACGGAATACAACTCTGGGGCTCCGCTAGCAgttataactaaagagcggaacaactttgcgcagttcattgttcattgttcgccgtgctttgttcatttttatgatgaacctttttttaatgctctctagctttgtagtttgttctgtttcctggaaaatagacccaaaacgccctgtttcctgaaGTAGCCGCGAAACTTAGCATCGGTTATAGGAAGCGTCTTGCGTGCCGTGCCATCCAAATCTTTTGGCGTATGGTGTGAATTGcatattgtttataataaattaactaaaaatattttatcatcaaATTATTAGTGTAAAACATTTATAcgcttaattatatattttccaaaCAGAATTAGTACTCCGTATCCTATATGATTCGCTAGTACGAAGCATTTTTgagttttcttctattatatggagacCTAGTGATAGCGTCCATTGTTTGAGAATCGAGAGAGTACAGGGgaggtttctcagatatacCTACATGATAATTTACGGTCGCTATCCTTGGCTCTATCCTAGTGCTTACCTGCTGAAAACACTAGATTATAATTCCATCGAATCACGACGTATGGAGACTGTAGAGTATATTTGGGgaaacatttatatacattactGGTTGTtttggtgagcaatcctcaCATTCTTccagaattgagcttcaatgttcccagccaactcAGATACGTTAATTACCGCAATTTATTCTCCTCACCtggggcacgtaccaatttaatgGTTTCTATTAACTTGAATTTGTTTAATCTAcaatatgctgatctggttgagggattgtttaatttgagatcgtaacgttttctattattgtatttgttttatatttacgttagttttgtttgtttattacgttttattttcattttattgcatgttttttttttagccaTAGTGACAACTTGGAACTACTATGTAATTTCACTATGGcaacattataataaataaaaaaggtaaaatacggataaaaaaataattttcggaATAATTAtccgtaataaaaaaaagtttcagtatTTTTggagtgaaaataaaaaaattctgacAACATACTTTTAAATTGCACTccattaaaaagaaaacaataattCACATGCACAAAGACTCGTAAATTTTTTGGaattagttttttattatttctaagaaactatttcaaataaatttatctttacatatgtatttgtatgtacatacatgtgtacatattttattttatttatttattttattttacatatatatgtattatatataccagggaggcctaacaggtagaccccaatgcaccttcctagacaattaattacaaacattgcagcatttttattaaataaatcgctgtatttcgataggctgaagaacacgaaattaacaattaattaattaattaatccatagagacatctatggatttagacttgtatataaatttttacatattgtacataaatcaaattcagatatttgtgacagcgggcaggatgatttttgccaatttgatggaggaaccgtttcaacaatgaaatcagataaattggcaaactctgataagaaacgatcgacttggagtcacaaatatccaagtctgaccagcagtattaaagattagcataaacccaaccaccgagtcatactACTggctatattttattataaaatattaagtaagtttttttaatatataaatatactatatctctgttttgggcaactctcatcctaCGATTTTTTTGAAGATCGTctaatttttttctgatttataaatcaatcttcagcaaatataatatgtatgtaaaatatatgtagagtaggtatatttcaataaaataataaacatttttttcatcatcCCGAATCCCGAGAATACtgggaaattgaaaaattacgaatattattattaaacactagtcgcaatacaatacataaatttttcCAACTGTTGATATAaccattacactgttcgacaaaaaacaaacttttttttttggttcagagacgagatatgacttttcggAGATAtgcgttttttaaatcgcgcgatttttctgaCTTGActattgatttgaactggacgactacttagagagatttaaaagctgaaaagtactacaaatgaaagataaaatacccgactatagattccaatattcattttgaacagaaaattgacagattttgagacatcgaccgaacaacaccaagatatagaaaaatcgcacgatttaaaaaacagaTATGTAGACAGTATGTGTCTACGAATCTCgatccaatcaacattttttattaccagattcgtgttcactgggcatagatctataagaaaagtcatatctcgtctctgaaccatttttcgtgtcgaacagtgttatcattATATATACATCGCTTAAAAAGATAAAGAAGTTCAGCTTTTGAATCAATATCCGGCCATAAACGACacttacataagaaataaacataACCACGACCTTCGTGAAATGTTTATATGCCTATTTCGTCTCATGCTATGACTAACGTTAAAATATAGGGTAATATATTTCGTCAGTCAAGCGACTGCTGAATTTCGGATAGCCATAATAATGTTCAGAGGTGTTAAAACTCGGGCATCCAAAATAACGTTCACGGGAAAGTGTTGCACGGAGTGAGATCGACCAAGGAATAGACCGTCCCGTTAGTTTTCCCGGAAAAGTTGGGTAACCTAAATACGTCGCTCGCGTCAACGGAACCAAACAGGGCCGAGTGCGCAAGTCAACGGGAAACAAAGAGCCTTTATTGCCGTTTCGTTCTTGCCCATTTAAAGATCTGACAGCTGTCACAGTCGCTCTCGTTCGACTCAGCAACAGCGTCGAACAGCTGACACGAACAACAAAGAATTGTCAGAACTGTTGGGCCGCAAGCTGGGACGATCACTATCGCGACACGATCGCACTTTTGGGCCAACACGTACCTACCTATCTTAGTAGATCTCAATTCACATCTAAATGGCCGATTTTAGCACGATCGAGTGCCGACAACGTCCCACAACGAATGGACAATGGAAAATCAATGTGCTTGGCAAAACACCCACAAAAGAATCATATTTACACACATCTATCGACTCCGTGAAAATAAGTACGTTTAAATTCGAACTTTCGAAATTAGTCCTCTCTGGTTTCAACATTCCGCAAACCGGCGGATTAAACTTCAACTTAAATTCGAATTCAAACCCTAAAAACTCTCAACTATCGAACAACATCGTAATTGGGAACCCTGAAAGTGATCTTTTTGTTTTGTACGTAAAACActgtataaataaaaccaaTGTGGGGCATTTGATTTTGCACAAACTTCTAATGCGTAAAAAcattcgataaataaaattcaataccaattttaattacatatttatttagaaatgATAAAGTAGATTTAATGTATACTAGGAAAAAACAAATTTCGTATACTAtgtttatctataatataatattttgaagatATAAGTGATTTTAATGAAAAGTAAACATAAACATCAATTTTAACGATCTATGTTATTTAGAATAttcataagtagaggtaggatagccaaggtgccgctcattgttccattgttgtaaatcctatgtaaaaaaggttcggcaaacctttaacaatgcatttacaaaatttgaacaatacgtggcaccctctgggtccgggctttattcataagcaaattgaataatttaaaaatgaatttatgaCTAAGGATAGGCGCGACCGTGCTATTTGCCAGGAAAGGGggaaaactacaaagctagatagcaaaaataatttaaaaatgaatttatgaCTAAGGATAGGCGCGACCGTGCTATTTGCCAGGAAAGGGGGAAAACTACAAAGCTATGtagatagcaaaaaaaaaaggttgaccatagaaattgacaatggtgaGCCCATTTTTGCATGCTGGTGCCATTAAAAGATTAGCTCTTATATTGAAGTAATTTCGCTCATTGAGaactataaattatatattggatataatatacatataaccagaTCTTACATTTATACAATGGCTGCCTCTGTGTAAAGTCAATTAATGTTAAGTTAGGGGAATTTCTtcctgtattatattttcaacagTAGGAATTACTACTCAGTATTGTtaaaacaaattcaatttgaacgAAACTTTTACATAATATCTCAACGAATGCTTATAAACAGCATCGATCGACCTAAAAAGTAATTTTGTAGTGGGAATTTTCAGGTATATTCGCAGTTGCTAAGGCCAAATAATAAacggctatatacatatatgtagctcactattaattaatgaaataatactAAAAAGTTGTGATCACTTAAAATGATTGTATGATTTATCAAAGTAACAAAaaagtacttatgtataatattaaaaaaatcccaaCGATTCCAAAATTGAAAGTTGGCAATCCTGCGTTTACGTAATAGACCTGCAAACAAAGCGCCAGGTTAACGGGATGAAAACAGAGGTGTTAGAAAGGGACAGAGCGAGTGACGTTTGATGGCAATGACTGTCAAATGCATACAGACTCGCATAGCTGTGTCCCTCTCGCGCGCGCACAACAGCTGACAACCACAACAAAGCGCGCACACAAGCGACGCGTCTATCGATCTGGATCGTAAACAAAACATACGATATATTATACAACACGAATGATCCAGTTATTATTTCACAGcttgaaaatttaaatcgacCCATTTGAATACTTACACACAATTGCGTCGCAGATTACACCATTGTTACATATTACAACATCTCCGTTCAGGCTTACAAGACAGCATCCCGCATAAAACCTGCATTCAAAACATAGATGTATACAAATACAGCGGCATATACACGTCGGTGTATTTATTTGATGCGCGCTGCGTCGCAGGTGGGACGGGGCGCAATGACACGTTGCCGGGATGATTTCGTACTGTGAAAACCGGTCGGTGAAGGCTTTCTATTACTGACCTGATGAAGGGCGTAGGCTTAGGGCCCGGGACTGCGCCCTGCTTCGGGGCTCACTGCCCAAACCGTAAAACACTTCGATTTATTTTGTAGTGGCACCTGTGTGACCAGTGTGCACAAATACTCCCACGCACTACACACGTCATATTGCATAATTCGTAAAATATCTTACAAAATCAACTAAAACCTGGCTAACCGTTTCCATAAGTGTTTATGTATATTGCGTTTCGTAATTTTTAGCTTAAGcagtttacaaataaaaaattgaactaATCCATGTTGAAGATGATACATAAGTTTCAATAAAGATGATGCATAAACCCGTCATAAAAACGGTATATTCAACTTACTATATCATTGCACTTTTTAAGCTTAAATGAATCATAATTACCATATTTTCACTAGGAAACGTTTTAATTTCTTGGGACTTcctgaattgaatattttatatatggcaGCCCCGATGTTATTAGGCCAATTTTAAAAACTGGCAACATGGATTGTTTTGTCGACTGACGTTTGGTAGGAGCGCTATTGTAGTTGACGTATAAttgaaatgatatacatatttatatgcttttttaaggtcatttaatttttttataatatcgcTTAATAGCACGTTTCTACGCTTTGTTACACAGCAGTAGAATTAACACATTTGTCAAATTGCAACATGAATATACTGAAAGTCCCCGAAAcgtagtatataaaattaaacaaaatataagTTTTGTATGCAAgtttaattcaatataaatattacaacttATTGTTTCGAGAGTACATTAAATTTCCTTCTTCTTTGAGTTGGCATTTGAACCTTGATGTAAAATATTGTGGTcgacagtaaaaaaaaacatggaaATGCAAAAATATGAGGTATACATTGTAAAATCTTCAGTTACGTATTTATTCAAAGAATGCAGTcactatttaaaataataatttttacttctaaatatttctttttgtttttttttaagaacaGCAAAGATGTATATAGATTgtaaaaaagtatacatatcgGAAATAATTATAAACCATGGCCAGATTTGTATTTATAACGaaaatttgaaaagttttttagacataaacataaataagcTCCGCTTATACTTgaagttaaatattatttttcttatatgtatgatatacatCAATTGATAAAAAGCGTATGATACTATATGAAGTTTTATGTAGTTCTTTGCCAAAATTTTCCAGGATTGCGTGTAGATTTTCCTTTACTACTagtctttttatttttgtacaaatgAGTATCAGAGCTACCCGCTCCTCCGACGCCTTCTTCAACTTCCGCTTGAGCTTTAAgattctttttaatatttaaaatctaaaattaaacaaatatattattaattaaacacgtattttataaatattattaattaaacacattttatcataaataaaactaaattaaattaaatcaaatacctCCTGTTCGATCGACTCTTTATGTTTGGTGCGTCTTTGTTTTTCGGCATTGGCTCGGTTTATTTGAGTATCGACGCAAGATAAAACTGCATCGCAAGAGTCACACCATTCAGTCAGAGTCGCAAGAATTGAATCAATTTCTTCAGGGCGAGCATCCCTTCCTAGTGCATAATCTACTTCTAATCTACTGTTTTTTTGATCTAACTTTCCGTgtataatatctaaaaaaaataacattatagAAAACGTCcacaaaaatattttgcaatttCATTCATTACACATACCGGCATATATAGCTTCGATTATTAAATCTTCTAAATCGCGCACATTTTTAATAGACAACTCTTCAAGCAAACTACTATAAGGGATACATTTTTCTCTGGTGGCCAATGTCACAATAGTTAAGTGTTGCAACTTTTTACACTGGGTAGGATTTAACTCTAAAAATTGAGTCTTATCTCTTAAGTAGTCTTTGTATGTACCGTAAGCAAATAAATTTAgagttttaaaatgtaatgcaaAGGGTCCATTATCCAGCTGAAAATGTGACATTAATtgttatgttatatacatatttacacaagtTAAATGATATTGATACTTAATTGTATCTCAATACATGGaaactacatatattctttACCTCTTTAACATTAGGCATATCCAGCAATTCACCGAAGACATGTACGCCAGGTGCTTCGAGAGCTTGTTTGACTAATTCCGCACAAGCTTGTCCTCGAGCACCTTTGGCTAACAATGTAAATTGTTCCAGAGAGCTATTACTGCTCGGGTTTTCTGTCTTCTCGACAGGCATATTGCTAATGGGTGTCTGCAATGAAACGAACAAAATATTAAGAGTATCGCTCCGAgtgtgatttttatttcaatacttaTCATAGTGAGCTTCATACCATACTCTGAGGGGTgtcatcaaattttaatttaatctaataacaaaaagtgaaaaaaattataatcaaccgaatatttgaattgtacatatatgattgtttgaatatataaaatgcttgttC
This window harbors:
- the CSN7 gene encoding COP9 signalosome subunit 7, coding for MIKLKFDDTPQSMTPISNMPVEKTENPSSNSSLEQFTLLAKGARGQACAELVKQALEAPGVHVFGELLDMPNVKELDNGPFALHFKTLNLFAYGTYKDYLRDKTQFLELNPTQCKKLQHLTIVTLATREKCIPYSSLLEELSIKNVRDLEDLIIEAIYADIIHGKLDQKNSRLEVDYALGRDARPEEIDSILATLTEWCDSCDAVLSCVDTQINRANAEKQRRTKHKESIEQEILNIKKNLKAQAEVEEGVGGAGSSDTHLYKNKKTSSKGKSTRNPGKFWQRTT